A section of the Veillonella criceti genome encodes:
- a CDS encoding nucleotidyltransferase family protein, whose amino-acid sequence MVQNLDVIKIKALPILKEANVSSAYIFGSHARGEATEFSDIDLLIDYGASTKSMFELSELKYKLAKALNKSVDLVSTIHYAMIIFLNKLIKTKFAF is encoded by the coding sequence ATGGTTCAAAATTTAGATGTAATTAAAATTAAGGCATTACCAATTTTGAAAGAAGCTAATGTTTCCTCGGCTTATATATTTGGTTCTCATGCTAGAGGTGAAGCTACAGAGTTCAGTGATATAGACTTATTAATTGATTATGGTGCTAGTACAAAATCAATGTTTGAGCTTTCAGAATTAAAATATAAATTAGCAAAAGCATTAAACAAATCTGTTGATTTAGTTTCTACAATTCATTACGCAATGATTATTTTTCTAAACAAATTAATAAAGACAAAATTTGCATTTTAG